A single window of Colletotrichum destructivum chromosome 9, complete sequence DNA harbors:
- a CDS encoding Putative TFIIH subunit TTDA/Tfb5, TFB5-like superfamily protein yields the protein MPRAIRGVLIECDPSIKSIIVNIDSNNHDYIIEDLDDQHVVVKENMVAALKKQLDERLKETQQPDESSDSD from the exons ATGCCGCGCGCCATCAGAG GAGTCCTCATCGAGTGCGACCCCTCCATCAagtccatcatcgtcaacatCGACTCCAACAACCACGACTACATcatcgaggacctcgacgaccagCACGTCGTTGTCAAGGAGAACatggtcgccgccctcaagaAACAGCTTGACGAG CGGTTGAAGGAGACGCAGCAGCCCGACGAAAGTTCAGACTCTGATTGA
- a CDS encoding Putative enoyl-CoA hydratase/isomerase, ClpP/crotonase-like domain superfamily, giving the protein MATFKDYTYTYFLVTSPAPFVVHVQINRPQKLNAFSEPVWREFGAVFDRLSHDPDVRAVVLSAVGDRAFSAGLDVQDAANSPLGSGLGGDPARYATVMRRHVVEFQSAIAAAEKCEKPVICVLHGVSIGIAIDISCCADVRICARNTRFAVKEVDIGLAADLGTLSRLPKLVGNTSWVKEVCLSARDFSADEALSVGFVSRVLESKEAAVEAGLKLAAFIAEKSPVAVQGTKELLNHARDHSVEENLRYTTVWNSAMLQSSDLQTALMSGLSKKKPTFEKL; this is encoded by the exons ATGGCGACCTTCAAGGACTACACCTACACCTATTTCCTCGtcacctcgccggcgcccttTGTCGTACATGTCCAGATCAACCGCCCGCAAAAGCTCAACGCTTTCTCAGAGCCCGTCTGGCGCGagttcggcgccgtcttcgaccgCCTGAGCCACGACCCGGacgtccgcgccgtcgtcctctccgccgtcggcgaccgcgccttctccgccggcctcgacgttcAGGATGCCGCCAACAGCCCGCTCGGCTCGGGGCTCGGAGGGGACCCCGCGCGGTACGCGACCGTCATGCGTCGACACGTTGTCGAGTTCCAGAGCGCCATCGCAGCGGCGGAAAAGTGCGAGAAGC CCGTAATCTGCGTACTCCACGGGGTCtccatcggcatcgccatcgacatATCGTGCTGCGCCGATGTGCGTATCTGCGCACGCAACACGCgcttcgccgtcaaggaggtcgACATcggtctcgccgccgacctcggcacGCTCAGCCGGCTACCCAAGCTTGTGGGGAATACATCATGGGTCAAGGAAGTCTGCCTCTCAGCGCGCGACTTCTCGGCTGATGAGGCGCTGTCCGTCGGCTTTGTTAGCCGGGTGCTCGAGTCCAaggaggcggccgtcgaggcgggACTGAAGCTCGCGGCCTTCATTGCCGAGAAGAGTCCCGTGGCGGTGCAGGGCACCAAAGAGCTGTTGAACCACGCGAGGGACCACTCGGTCGAGGAAA ACTTGCGCTACACGACTGTTTGGAACTCGGCCATGCTGCAGTCGAGCGATCTCCAGACCGCCCTGATGTCTGGTTTgtccaagaagaagcccacATTTGAGAAGCTCTGA
- a CDS encoding Putative MFS transporter superfamily translates to MSQARQTRSLTPPTEVQRLTDPKTSVYKQAALRRYSSAERLSENPSDILRSHSPDSLPTAVRIDFCCSSQEDLALNPQLLAKDPEMLSNFFHPTKADDNRQRERSDTTGDFEETPLPSLRPSMADMSSKKVEDDVASSFSATRSGAFRHALLQTSSGRPNVIDRDLPVPPILSRQASKNHRSDTQDDKGDYENRLKIAIPSRKYPYTQAHDNTFPFIDSRPSESMSNINPSFSRETVCVDPLLHPDESHIKAHHRGLLKGADFCDAGVPGQPIAQLPHASSSSSSSSSTSSEAAVVHARVRRAMTGDDLCLSTVEVTVPKHDGHSHATKIRPAFNLHTFHYPRGDQEQNSPLGVSKVRSFGPAKEHMLPERTILQSSVAADNNNNNNNNNDNNGSLAAIPVSKVRPFTQEPPQLNRHAGHQLVSKVRPFSEESFADSEKNREGYFAVGSDESAKEDVAKVDKSRSSATSRSRASTIDYKRTAQWIRQLLKNPETHTAKLTERPSKEKRTFYTALKDSPEHSPISRKMTRHTTLPPSDVEPSMFQNTFGELERLLHEALALASRAVDREEAKSPDSEQSPRNISNGVAPLTAPDDDTQQFSDINLTDNKVTTKPASKRAATLPNAARSNESNVDDLYRNISLTPQTAELENMLGQKIKLHRAVANTKRRHKSRSRQAAPVPERISSRKRSKSLKNTKRKLRPLPTDSDVTSMDGSNDSSDVKIANQSQTQNRSSRPTRPRVSTKRIPFMSHNTGENVLPERDPAGRPVHNSRGISLRGKSHVSLRGAQAFSLAKSKRRQPIARDWSPVRKRAIAAVACISTALIGMVIGIYAGLVPSLQYYILDTSHSIINGNVGCFLGMAIPTFFCWPLPLMHGRKPYITTSLVLTMPLLFPQALAVSAQRFYNLTG, encoded by the coding sequence ATGTCTCAGGCCAGGCAAACGCGGTCCCTGACGCCTCCAACCGAAGTTCAGCGCCTAACAGATCCAAAGACTTCAGTCTACAAGCAAGCAGCCTTGCGACGATACAGTTCGGCCGAAAGGCTTAGCGAGAATCCTTCCGATATCCTTAGATCACACTCTCCAGACTCGCTACCGACTGCTGTTCGTATCGACTTCTGCTGCTCTTCACAGGAAGATCTCGCCCTGAATCCCCAACTCTTGGCGAAGGATCCAGAGATGTTGTCAAACTTCTTCCACCCAACTAAAGCTGATGACAATCGGCAAAGAGAGCGATCCGATACGACTGGCGACTTTGAAGAAACCCCGTTGCCGAGCCTTCGACCTTCAATGGCCGACATGTCGTCGAAAAAGGTTGAGGATGACGTCGCCTCAAGCTTTTCCGCGACCAGAAGTGGTGCCTTTCGCCATGCTCTTCTCCAAACCTCTTCCGGACGACCGAATGTCATCGATAGGGACTTGCCCGTGCCTCCTATTTTGAGTCGACAAGCGAGCAAGAACCATCGCTCGGACACACAAGACGACAAAGGTGACTACGAGAACAGGTTGAAAATTGCTATTCCATCCAGAAAGTACCCGTACACCCAGGCGCACGACAACACTTTTCCTTTTATCGATTCAAGGCCTTCAGAGTCCATGTCTAACATTAACCCGTCCTTTTCGAGAGAAACGGTCTGCGTGGATCCTCTTTTACACCCGGACGAGTCTCATATCAAAGCCCACCATCGCGGTCTCCTGAAAGGTGCCGACTTCTGCGACGCTGGCGTTCCAGGACAGCCGATAGCGCAATTGCCACATGCATCctcaagctcttcctcgtcatcgtccacTTCCTCAGAAGCAGCAGTCGTTCACGCTAGAGTCCGCCGTGCCATGACTGGCGACGACCTATGCCTTTCCACTGTCGAAGTTACCGTTCCAAAGCACGACGGCCACAGCCATGCCACAAAGATAAGGCCGGCCTTTAATTTACACACCTTCCACTATCCCAGAGGGGACCAAGAACAGAATTCCCCTCTTGGAGTTTCCAAGGTACGGTCTTTTGGCCCAGCCAAGGAACACATGTTGCCTGAAAGAACTATCCTTCAATCCTCGGTTGCAGcggacaacaacaacaacaacaacaacaacaacgacaacaacggaAGCCTTGCGGCCATTCCTGTATCCAAAGTACGCCCGTTTACCCAGGAGCCACCCCAACTGAACCGCCACGCGGGGCATCAGCTGGTTTCTAAGGTACGCCCTTTTAGCGAAGAGTCCTTCGCCGACAGCGAGAAAAACCGGGAGGGATACTTTGCGGTTGGGTCGGACGAATCGGCGAAAGAGGACGTTGCCAAAGTCGACAAATCACGATCCTCTGCCACCTCGCGTTCCAGAGCAAGCACTATCGACTACAAACGCACTGCACAGTGGATAAGACAGTTGCTGAAAAATCCAGAGACACACACTGCGAAGTTGACAGAAAGGCCTTCCAAGGAGAAAAGGACATTTTATACTGCACTGAAGGACTCCCCAGAGCACAGCCCAATCTCCCGCAAAATGACTCGGCATACAACCCTGCCGCCGTCCGATGTTGAGCCCAGTATGTTCCAAAACACCTTTGGGGAGCTTGAGCGTCTGCTCCACGAAGCATTGGCGTTGGCCTCACGAGCCGTGGACCGCGAAGAAGCAAAGTCTCCCGACTCTGAGCAATCCCCACGCAACATCTCGAACGGAGTGGCACCACTCACGGCCCCCGACGACGATACTCAGCAGTTCTCAGACATCAACTTGACTGACAACAAAGTGACCACCAAACCCGCCTCGAAACGCGCTGCCACGCTTCCCAATGCCGCGCGATCCAATGAGAGTAATGTGGACGATTTGTACAGAAACATATCTCTGACCCCCCAGACAGCAGAACTCGAGAACATGCTTGGGCAAAAGATTAAGCTGCACCGAGCAGTCGCGAACACCAAACGTAGGCATAAGTCCCGTTCGCGTCAGGCTGCTCCTGTACCAGAGAGGATTTCGAGCAGGAAAAGGAGTAAAAGTCTGAAGAATACGAAGCGAAAACTCAGACCATTGCCCACAGATTCGGATGTGACCAGCATGGATGGATCCAACGACTCCTCCGATGTCAAAATCGCGAATCAATCGCAAACTCAAAACAGGAGCAGTAGACCTACCCGTCCTCGGGTGAGCACCAAGCGAATTCCTTTCATGTCTCACAACACTGGCGAGAATGTTCTTCCAGAGCGAGATCCGGCCGGACGCCCGGTCCATAACAGCCGCGGTATCAGCCTACGCGGCAAGTCCCATGTCAGTCTGCGTGGTGCGCAAGCATTCAGCCTGGCTAAGTCGAAACGACGCCAACCAATTGCCCGAGACTGGTCTCCGGTTCGGAAGAGAGCCATCGCAGCCGTGGCTTGCATCAGTACGGCTCTCATTGGCATGGTCATCGGAATCTACGCCGGCTTGGTACCATCGCTGCAATACTACATTCTCGACACGAGTCACTCAATCATCAACGGAAACGTCGGCTGCTTCCTAGGCATGGCTATCCCAACGTTCTTCTGCTGGCCACTTCCCCTCATGCATGGGCGCAAGCCATACATCACAACTAGCCTGGTCTTGACAATGCCGCTTCTATTTCCGCAGGCTCTGGCCGTAAGCGCCCAGCGGTTTTATAATCTCACCGGATAG
- a CDS encoding Putative MFS transporter superfamily, which produces MVLLVPRGFMGICLGFASMNFHSILTDLFGASLMSSNPHQEVVDDFDVRRHGGGMGVWLGIWTWCYIASLGFGFLIGAAVIDQLQPAWGFYISIILVAVVLLLNTLCPEVRRSAFRRSVVEVRTGTDIIRRVARGEIMMHRVKDGPRWWGQELFHGVALCFEMLRQPGFATMAVYSGWIYAQVVLIIVLLGSLSSRFYRMRSPYVGLMVAAMAFGAVVAIPFQKASFFSRARHTQVNTSRLTFDKQVTWTSHLLRRSVFAVGLPLAGLAYTLVSTGPPTHPSAPAIVAAVIGFLSCLAISECNGLIMETFDTSDLQPGMTGRHRGNSDIAQKKKNYSAYPRVTAGFAVCHSMGFIFAAGATALGGMAQRNLGQRAATGVVAGILLILTVMLLLCLVRFKEVVIIPESKTDEMDKWTAARRHSIKRRDSMPAGAVDDKDVIAEEEPWRPFIVGNPTNKTRRVNVLELGSMSRFTEIRKRNKLIDANQHLNRAALDAGLDALDDQISDIVSDIVSDAKDLVRRSSQRSQRSQRTSHSRRNHRGASSENSSNSSIEMTSMDDRLSLNSHRPRMPADVYNERECLRGQTVKEE; this is translated from the coding sequence atggtgctgctggtgcctCGTGGCTTCATGGGTATCTGCCTAGGATTCGCGAGCATGAACTTCCATTCCATTCTCACTGACCTCTTTGGCGCATCTCTCATGAGTAGCAATCCTCATCAGGAAGTTGTCGATGACTTCGACGTAAGGAGGCATGGTGGCGGCATGGGCGTTTGGCTCGGCATTTGGACTTGGTGCTATATTGCATCCCTCGGTTTCGGGTTCCTGATTGGGGCGGCCGTGATCGACCAGCTCCAGCCAGCGTGGGGATTCTACATTAGCATCATTCTCGTGGCCGTGGTCCTCTTACTCAACACTCTCTGCCCCGAAGTGCGCCGCTCCGCCTTCAGAAGGTCAGTTGTGGAAGTAAGAACCGGCACTGACATCATCCGACGTGTTGCTCGCGGTGAGATCATGATGCACCGCGTCAAAGATGGACCCAGGTGGTGGGGGCAGGAACTGTTTCATGGAGTCGCCCTTTGCTTCGAAATGCTTCGGCAGCCCGGCTTTGCGACCATGGCCGTTTACTCTGGCTGGATCTACGCCCAAGTCGTTCTTATCATTGTCTTGTTGGGCTCACTATCATCAAGATTCTATCGAATGCGGTCGCCATACGTCGGACTCATGGTTGCAGCGATGGCGTTTGGCGCTGTTGTTGCGATACCGTTTCAGAAAGCAAGCTTCTTTTCCCGGGCAAGGCATACACAAGTAAACACCAGCCGTTTGACCTTTGATAAGCAAGTCACATGGACATCgcatctcctccgccgctCTGTGTTCGCTGTCGGTCTTCCACTGGCAGGCCTCGCATATACCTTGGTGAGCACTGGCCCGCCAACGCATCCAAGTGCGCCCGCCATTGTTGCGGCTGTGATCGGTTTTCTTTCCTGCTTGGCAATTTCCGAATGCAACGGACTCATCATGGAAACTTTTGATACTTCGGACCTTCAGCCTGGGATGACGGGCCGTCATCGGGGCAACTCGGATATCGCccagaaaaagaagaactACTCGGCCTATCCTCGTGTCACCGCCGGGTTCGCCGTTTGTCATTCAATGGGCTTCATCTTTGCGGCAGGAGCAACTGCACTCGGCGGCATGGCGCAAAGAAACTTGGGTCAGAGAGCAGCTACTGGAGTGGTTGCCGGCATACTGCTTATTCTGACCGTCATGCTACTGCTGTGCCTGGTCCGTTTCAAAGAAGTTGTCATCATCCCCGAGAGCAAAACCGACGAGATGGACAAATGGACTGCCGCCCGGAGACATTCCATCAAACGGCGCGATTCAATGCCGGCTGGCGCAGTTGACGACAAAGATgtcatcgccgaggaggagccgtGGCGGCCTTTCATCGTTGGCAATCCCACCAACAAGACACGACGAGTCAACGTGCTTGAGCTGGGTAGTATGTCGCGTTTCACGGAGATCAGAAAGAGGAACAAACTCATCGACGCCAACCAGCATCTTAACCGAGCCGCTCTGGATGCTGGGCTGGATGCCCTTGACGATCAAATAAGCGACATTGTGAGCGACATTGTCAGCGACGCCAAAGATCTCGTCAGAAGAAGCAGTCAACGAAGTCAGCGAAGCCAGCGCACCTCCCACTCGCGGCGGAATCATCGAGGCGCGTCAAGCGAGAACAGCAGCAACTCTTCCATTGAGATGACTTCGATGGACGACAGATTGTCACTCAATAGCCATCGCCCTCGAATGCCTGCAGATGTCTACAACGAGCGAGAGTGTCTTCGGGGCCAGACGGTGAAGGAGGAATGA
- a CDS encoding Putative ATP-dependent RNA helicase DEAD-box, Helicase superfamily 1/2, ATP-binding protein: MADLASRITEPPAEGAAEDAQIPQADGNVEALGGSGLIENTYDVDVKLGDLQSDQTSTLYSAATFSDMNLPEPILRGLLSLNYQKPSKIQEKALPLMLADPPRNMIAQSQSGTGKTAAFVVTTLSRVDYSQLEQPQALILAPSRELARQIEGVVGKIGSFCEGLKVAAALPGALERNAPVRANVIVGTPGTVMDIVRRRQLDVSKLRLLVIDEADNMLDQQGLGDQCVRVKNMLPRDIQILLFSATFPDKVMGFAEKFAPKADQIRLKHTELTVKGISQMYIDCPTEQDKYEVLVKLYGLMTIGSSVIFVKTRESADEIKRRMEADGHRVSALHGAKDGPERDRLLEEFRSGQSKVLLTTNVLARGIDVSSVSMVINYDIPMKGRGDSEPDPETYLHRIGRTGRFGRIGVSISFVYDKKSFYALKQIADLYEIDLVQLDANDWDQTEEDVQKVIKSNRAKAAFAPSATDTGATNAAAKS; the protein is encoded by the exons ATGGCCGACCTTGCCAGTCGCATCACAGAGCCTCCCGCTGAGGGCGCAGCAGAGGATGCGCAAATTCCCCAGGCTGACGGCAACGTCGAAGCACTTGGAGGATCTGGTCTCATCGAAAACACCTACGATGTCGATGTCAAGCTTGGCGACCTTCAGTCCGACCAAACCAGCACCCTTTATTCTGCTGCAACCTTCAGCGACATGAACCT GCCCGAGCCCATCCTTCGCGGTCTCCTCAGCCTCAACTATCAGAAGCCCTCCAAGATCCAGGAGAAGGCTCTTCCCCTGATGCTTGCCGACCCTCCCCGCAACATGATCGCCCAGTCGCAATCCGGCACTGGTAAGActgccgccttcgtcgtTACCACTCTGTCCCGTGTGGACTATAGCCAGCTCGAGCAGCCTCAAGCTCTTATTCTTGCGCCCAGTCGTGAGCTTGCGCGTCAGATTGAAGGCGTCGTTGGCAAAATTGGTAGCTTTTGCGAGGGTCTTAAGGTGGCTGCAGCTCTTCCCGGTGCCCTTGAGCGCAACGCCCCTGTCAGAGCCAACGTCATCGTCGGTACTCCTGGTACCGTCATGGACATCGTCCGCAGACGCCAACTGGATGTGTCTAAGCTTCGGCTCCTTGTTattgacgaggccgacaacATGCTTGACCAGCAGGGCCTTGGCGATCAGTGTGTCCGCGTCAAGAA CATGCTCCCCCGCGACATTCAGATCCTCCTGTTCTCTGCCACTTTCCCGGACAAGGTTATGGGCTTTGCCGAGAAGTTTGCGCCCAAAGCTGATCAGATCCGTCTGAAGCACACCGAACTCACCGTCAAGGGCATCTCCCAGATGTACATTGACTGCCCCACCGAGCAAGACAAATACGAGGTTCTTGTTAAGCTCTACGGTCTTATGACGATCGGCTcctccgtcatcttcgtcaag ACCCGCGAgagcgccgacgagatcaagCGACGGATGGAGGCTGATGGCCATCGTGTGTCGGCCCTCCACGGTGCCAAAGACGGCCCCGAGCGTGACCGCCTGCTGGAGGAGTTCAGAAGTGGCCAGTCCAAGGTTCTTCTTACCACCAACGTGCTGGCTCGTGGTATCGATGTGTCTAGCGTGTCGATGGTTATCAACTACGATATCCCTATGAAGGGACGCGGAGATTCGGAGCCCGACCCTGAGACATACCTGCACCGTATCGGCCGCACTGGACGTTTCGGACGCATCGGTGTCAGTATTAGCTTCGTCTACGACAAGAAAAGCTTCTACGCTCTCAAGCAGATCGCGGACCTGTACGAGATCGACCTCGTGCAgctcgacgccaacgactGGGACcagacggaggaggacgtGCAGAAGGTCATCAAATCGAACCGTGCCAAGGCCGCATTCGCACCGAGTGCCACCGACACCGGCGCCAccaatgccgccgccaagtcGTAG
- a CDS encoding Putative FCH domain, SH3 domain, kinase C-like, phorbol ester/diacylglycerol-binding protein has translation MADVDVAPTFGTELKDGFKPANTWVAHGISWLDEIQQFYRERSAIEKEYAAKLNALAKKYFEKKNKKSAPLSVGDTPAMTPGSLESASLTTWSTQLTTLEARADEHDRYGNNLLSQVAEPLKFLGTRFEELRKRHADYAGKLEHERDSQYADLRKTKAKYDGACQEVESKRKKSESSFDKAKAQSAYQQQILDMNNVKNTYLIAINVTNKQKERYYHEYVPEVMDSLQDLSEFRTMKLNGLWTIASQLEAAMLQSSKGLMEKLGTEISRNQPHLDSMMYIRHNLGAFQEPADKTFEPSPVWHDDDQMVVDESAKIYLRNVLSKSKAQLGDLRREVDKKRREVEAIKRIKQRIREGTEKKDEVMVVTQIFALQEDLHAVDRRRVTAEVETSTITSAVGDVSLGAKNHNFKAQTFKIPTNCDLCGERIWGLSAKGFDCRDCGYTCHNKCEMKVPADCPGEQTKEERKKLKAERQEAANSLLRPTASSPTNASDSPTLTRSNTMNSLSSGYAHSARRSITGGPTSPIDEAPPEPSTPRPAAPASTVSSTTTRKRVMAPPPAAYISELPGSAPNGSSSSEQQKGKMLYTFEASGDGEVSVPEGREVTMLEPDDGSGWVKVRAGYKEGIVPASYVDWTVAPASPMVAQNTGASARPESTYSNSGSSIGTAGAGKKKGPAVAPRRGAKKLKYVEALYEYTAQSDAEHSMAEGERFVLIKDDPGDGWAEVEKGGVTKSVPASYVQAV, from the exons ATGGCTGATGTCGATGTTGCGCCGACTTTCGGCACGGAGCTCAAG GACGGCTTCAAGCCCGCCAACACTTGGGTGGCCCACGGAATATCATGGCTCGACGAGATCCAACAGTTTTACCGCGAGAGAAGCGCCATCGAAAAAGAATATGCTGCGAAGCTCAATGCCTTGGCCAAGAAGTACTttgagaagaaaaacaagaagTCGGCACCCCTCAGTGTTGGCGACACGCCTGCCATGACACCGGGTTCTCTAGAGAGCGCTTCTCTGACGACCTGGTCCACGCAACTCACCACCCTCGAAGCCCGAGCCGACGAACACGATCGATACGGAAATAACCTCCTCTCACAGGTAGCCGAACCCCTCAAGTTCCTGGGTACCCGCTTTGAAGAGTTGCGCAAACGCCATGCCGACTACGCCGGCAAACTAGAGCACGAGAGAGACTCCCAGTACGCCGACTTGCGCAAAACGAAAGCCAAATACGATGGTGCTTGTCAAGAAGTGGAAAGCAAGCGCAAAAAGTCTGAATCGTCCTTtgacaaggccaaggcgcAAAGCGCGTATCAGCAGCAGATACTTGACATGAACAACGTCAAGAACACATACTTGATTGCTATCAATGTTACAAACAAGCAAAAGGAGCGCTACTACCACGAATACGTTCCCGAGGTTATGGATAGTCTGCAGGACCTATCCGAGTTCCGCACCATGAAGCTGAACGGTCTGTGGACCATCGCATCGCAGCTGGAAGCCGCTATGCTGCAGAGCAGTAAGGGCCTGATGGAGAAGCTCGGAACAGAGATATCCCGCAACCAGCCTCACCTAGACTCCATGATGTACATTCGCCACAACCTCGGCGCGTTCCAGGAACCAGCCGACAAGACGTTCGAGCCCAGCCCTGTCTGGCACGATGACGACCAAATGGTCGTGGACGAATCGGCCAAGATCTACCTCAGGAACGTCCTCAGCAAATCCAAGGCGCAACTAGGGGATCTGCGTAGGGAAGTTGACAAGAAGAGGCGCGAGGTAGAAGCCATCAAGCGCATAAAGCAACGGATCAGGGAAGGCACTGAGAAGAAAGATGAGGTCATGGTGGTCACACAGATATTTGCACTGCAGGAAGATCTCCATGCTGTCGACAGGCGGAGGGTTaccgccgaggtcgagactTCCACCATCACCTCGGCTGTAGGCGACGTATCGCTCGGCGCAAAGAACCATAACTTCAAGGCGCAAACTTTCAAGATACCCACTAACTGCGACCTATGCGGAGAGAGAATATGGGGCCTGTCGGCGAAGGGCTTCGACTGCAGAGACTGTGGCTACACATGTCACAACAAGTGCGAGATGAAGGTTCCTGCCGACTGTCCGGGCGAACAGACCaaggaggaaagaaagaagctcaaggccgaaCGCCAGGAAGCAGCCAACTCGCTTCtcaggccgacggcgtcctcgcccacAAACGCGTCGGATTCGCCGACTCTGACGAGATCGAACACGATGAACTCGTTGAGCTCGGGATATGCGCATAGCGCACGTCGGTCGATAACGGGGGGTCCGACGTCACCCATAGACGAGGCTCCGCCAGAGCCATCAACCCCTCGCCCTGCAGCTCCTGCATCGACTGTCAGCTCGACCACGACCCGTAAGAGGGTCATGGCTCCGCCCCCGGCCGCATACATCAGCGAGCTTCCGGGAAGTGCACCGAACGGATCGAGCTCATCGGAGCAGCAGAAGGGCAAGATGCTATATACGTTTGAAGCTAGTGGTGATGGAGAAGTTTCCGTTCCCGAGGGTCGCGAAGTGACGATGCTCGAGCCGGATG ATGGTTCCGGCTGGGTCAAGGTGCGCGCTGGCTACAAAGAGGGCATTGTGCCAGCAAGCTATGTCGACTGGACGGTCGCTCCTGCATCGCCCATGGTTGCGCAAAACACCGGCGCGTCGGCACGACCAGAGTCGACGTACTCCAACTCGGGCTCCTCGATAGGAACAGCAGGAgcggggaagaagaaggggccAGCAGTGGCCCCGAGGCGCGGagccaagaagctcaagtACGTGGAGGCGTTGTACGAGTACACAGCGCAGAGCGACGCAGAGCACAGCATGGCGGAGGGCGAGAGGTTTGTGCTCATCAAGGACGACCCCGGCGACGGCTGGGCCGAAGTCGAAAAGGGCGGCGTGACAAAGAGTGTGCCCGCGAGCTATGTACAGGCAGTTTAG
- a CDS encoding Putative glucanosyltransferase, glycoside hydrolase superfamily: protein MKSVAAISALAALTVVSAKPTATEREAPIKARSLPVVSASGNAFYADGTRFYIRGVDYQPGGSSENVDPLADTTICGRDIPKFKDLGINTIRVYSVDNSKDHKECMQQLADAGIYLVADVNNPKYSINRADPHPSYNAVYLQSVFATVEEFAQYDNTLAFFSGNEVIHDEANTTLTAPYVKAVTRDIKNYMASRGLRHVPVGYSAADVADNRMQSAAYFNCGSDDARSDFFAFNDYSWCSSNFKQAGWDVKVKNFTDYGIPIFLSEYGCNTNTRTFNELEALMSDEMTGVYSGGLMYEYSMEANKYGIVEISGNNVEELDEYANFKSALSKYPTPTGDAGAAKTSHAVDCPTSDSVWMVDPTSIPTIPEQAEKYMTEGAGDGPGLNGDGSQTAGDSASEGETTGGTASPTASSAGSSGSGASGSSNAAPGMTFGGPIEKAPLAIAGLATLFTMFGAFLL from the exons ATGAAGTCTGTCGCTGCCATCTCGGCCCTTGCGGCCTTGACCGTCGTCTCGGCCAAGCCTACTGCTACTGAGCGTGAAGCCCCCATCAAGGCTCGCTCCCTCCCCGTCGTTTCTGCTTCGGGCAATG CTTTCTACGCCGATGGCACTCGCTTCTACATCCGTGGTGTCGACTATCAGCCCGGCGGATCGTCTGAGAACGTCGACCCTCTTGCCGATACCACCATTTGCGGCCGTGACATCCCCAAGTTCAAGGACCTCGGCATCAACACTATCCGTGTCTACAGCGTCGACAACTCCAAGGACCACAAGGAGTGcatgcagcagctcgccgacgctggCATCtatctcgtcgccgacgtcaacaaccccaaGTACTCGATCAACCGCGCTGACCCCCACCCCTCGTACAATGCCGTCTACCTCCAGAGCGTTTTTGCCACCGTTGAGGAGTTCGCTCAGTACGACAACACTcttgccttcttctccggaAACGAGGTGAtccacgacgaggccaaCACTACCCTGACCGCTCCCtacgtcaaggccgtcacCCGTGACATCAAGAACTACATGGCCTCCCGCGGCCTCCGCCACGTCCCTGTCGGGTACTCGGCCGCCGATGTTGCCGACAACCGCATGCAGAGCGCTGCCTACTTCAACTGCGGCAGTGATGATGCCCGCAGCGACTTCTTCGCTTTCAACGACTACTCGTGGTGCAGCTCCAACTTCAAGCAGGCTGGCTGGGATGTCAAGGTTAAGAACTTCACCGACTACGGTATCCCCATTTT CCTGTCTGAGTATGGCTGCAACACCAACACTCGTACCTTCAATGAGTTGGAGGCCCTCATGAGCGACGAGATGACTGGCGTTTACTCCGGAGGTCTCATGTACGAGTACTCGATGGAGGCCAACAAGtacggcatcgtcgagatCTCTGGCAACAACGTGGAGGAGCTTGACGAGTATGCCAACTTCAAGAGCGCCCTGTCCAAGTATCCCACCCCTACCGGTGACGCCGGAGCCGCCAAGACCTCTCACGCTGTCGACTGCCCTACTTCCGACTCCGTCTGGATGGTCGACCCTACCAGCATCCCCACCATCCCTGAGCAGGCTGAGAAG TACATGACTGAGGGTGCTGGTGATGGCCCTGGCCTGAATGGCGATGGCTCCCAGACCGCTGGCGACAGCGCGTCCGAGGGCGAAACCACTGGCGGCACTGCCTCCCCCACCGCTTCCAGCGCCGGCTCTTCTGGCTCTGGTGCTTCCGGCTCCTCGAACGCCGCCCCTGGCATGACCTTTGGCGGCCCCATTGAGAAGGCCCCTCTGGCCATCGCCGGTCTTGCCACCCTGTTCACAATGTTCGGTGCCTTCTTGTTGTAA